One segment of Rhodanobacter thiooxydans DNA contains the following:
- the rplR gene encoding 50S ribosomal protein L18, translating into MNKNENRLRRAKSTRSHIRKLAVARLSVHRTGQHIYAQVFDASGLNVVAAASTVQKSVAEGLKGTKNLTAAAAVGKAVAERAMAAGIEAVAFDRSGFRYHGRIKALADAAREAGLKF; encoded by the coding sequence ATGAACAAGAACGAAAATCGCCTGCGCCGCGCCAAGTCCACCCGCAGCCACATCCGCAAGCTGGCCGTGGCGCGTCTGTCGGTGCATCGCACCGGTCAGCACATCTACGCGCAGGTGTTCGATGCCTCCGGCCTAAATGTGGTGGCAGCTGCCTCCACCGTGCAGAAGTCGGTCGCCGAGGGCCTCAAGGGCACCAAGAACCTGACCGCTGCGGCGGCTGTGGGCAAGGCAGTCGCCGAGCGCGCGATGGCGGCGGGTATCGAAGCCGTTGCATTCGATCGTTCCGGCTTCCGCTATCACGGTCGCATCAAGGCGCTGGCCGATGCTGCACGCGAAGCGGGCCTGAAATTCTAA
- the rplF gene encoding 50S ribosomal protein L6 gives MSRVAKQPISLPKGVELTVGNDGISVKGPKGTLSVHHLPGVSIAVDNGVANVSLVDGADDKFGGTARALLSNMVTGVFGGYERKLELVGVGYRASMQGKSLNLSLGFSHPVVFDAPEGISIETPSQTEILIKGADKQAVGQVAAKIRGFRPPEPYKGKGVRYAGEKITLKEAKKA, from the coding sequence ATGTCACGTGTTGCCAAACAACCCATTTCCCTGCCCAAGGGTGTCGAGCTGACGGTCGGTAACGACGGTATCTCCGTGAAGGGCCCGAAGGGTACGCTGTCCGTGCATCACCTGCCGGGTGTCAGCATCGCCGTGGACAATGGCGTGGCGAACGTCAGTCTCGTCGACGGCGCCGACGACAAGTTCGGCGGTACCGCCCGCGCGCTGCTGTCCAACATGGTCACCGGTGTATTCGGCGGTTACGAGCGCAAGCTCGAGCTGGTCGGCGTCGGTTACCGCGCCTCGATGCAGGGCAAGTCGCTGAACTTGAGCCTGGGTTTCTCCCACCCGGTGGTGTTCGATGCGCCGGAAGGCATCAGCATCGAAACCCCGTCGCAGACCGAGATCCTGATCAAGGGCGCGGACAAGCAGGCGGTGGGCCAGGTTGCAGCCAAGATTCGCGGCTTCCGTCCGCCGGAGCCCTACAAGGGCAAGGGCGTGCGTTATGCCGGCGAGAAGATCACCTTGAAGGAAGCCAAGAAGGCTTGA
- the rpsH gene encoding 30S ribosomal protein S8 produces MSMTDPIADLFTRVRNAQAMGKPTVRMPSSKLKLAIANLLKNEGYILDAKTSAEEGKPVLEIKLKYFEGQPAIERISRVSRSGLRVYRGKDELPKILGGLGISIISTSAGLLTDAQARAKGLGGEVIGQVA; encoded by the coding sequence ATGAGCATGACTGATCCCATCGCCGATCTGTTCACGCGCGTCCGCAATGCCCAGGCCATGGGCAAGCCGACCGTGCGTATGCCGTCGTCGAAACTGAAGTTGGCGATCGCCAACCTTCTCAAGAACGAGGGCTACATCCTCGACGCCAAGACTTCCGCCGAGGAAGGCAAGCCGGTGCTCGAGATCAAGCTCAAGTATTTCGAGGGCCAGCCGGCCATCGAGCGCATTTCCCGTGTCAGCCGCTCCGGCCTGCGCGTCTATCGCGGCAAGGACGAGCTGCCGAAGATCCTGGGTGGCCTGGGTATCTCGATCATTTCGACTTCCGCCGGTCTGCTGACCGACGCGCAGGCCCGCGCCAAGGGTCTGGGCGGCGAAGTCATCGGCCAAGTGGCATAA
- the rpsN gene encoding 30S ribosomal protein S14 codes for MAKTSMVNRDIKRTKLVQKFATRRAELKAIVLSPSASYEEKMAAQSKLQKLPRDASPVRQRTRCALTGRPRAVYAKFGLGRNKLREATMRGDVPGLRKASW; via the coding sequence ATGGCAAAGACCTCGATGGTCAACCGCGACATCAAGCGGACCAAACTCGTCCAGAAGTTCGCCACCAGGCGTGCCGAGCTGAAGGCGATCGTGCTGAGCCCCAGCGCCTCCTACGAGGAGAAGATGGCCGCCCAGTCCAAACTGCAGAAGTTGCCGCGCGATGCCAGCCCGGTGCGCCAGCGCACCCGCTGCGCGTTGACCGGTCGCCCGCGTGCCGTCTACGCCAAGTTCGGCCTGGGTCGCAACAAGCTGCGTGAAGCGACCATGCGCGGCGACGTGCCGGGTCTGCGCAAGGCAAGCTGGTAA
- the rplE gene encoding 50S ribosomal protein L5 produces the protein MMTRLENFYKEQVVPKLTEQFGYQNVMQVPRITKITLNMGVGEAAGNKKVLENAVADMAKISGQKPITTKARVSVASFKIRDGWPIGCKVTLRRAQMFEFLDRLINISLPRVRDFRGVSGKAFDGRGNYNFGIKEQIIFPEIDFDQVDALRGMDISITTTAKTDEEAKALLAAFSFPFRN, from the coding sequence ATCATGACCCGCCTTGAAAATTTCTACAAAGAGCAGGTAGTGCCGAAGCTCACCGAGCAGTTCGGCTACCAGAACGTGATGCAGGTTCCCCGCATCACCAAGATCACGCTGAACATGGGCGTGGGTGAAGCTGCGGGCAACAAAAAGGTGCTCGAGAACGCCGTGGCCGACATGGCCAAGATCTCCGGCCAGAAGCCGATCACGACCAAGGCCCGCGTCTCCGTGGCCTCGTTCAAGATCCGCGACGGCTGGCCGATCGGCTGCAAGGTCACCCTGCGCCGTGCACAGATGTTCGAGTTCCTCGATCGCCTGATCAACATCTCGCTGCCGCGCGTGCGCGACTTCCGCGGTGTTTCGGGCAAGGCCTTCGACGGCCGTGGCAACTACAACTTCGGTATCAAGGAACAGATCATTTTCCCTGAGATCGACTTCGACCAGGTCGATGCGTTGCGTGGCATGGATATCTCCATCACCACCACCGCCAAGACCGACGAAGAAGCGAAGGCCCTGCTGGCCGCGTTCAGCTTCCCGTTCCGCAACTGA
- the rplX gene encoding 50S ribosomal protein L24 — protein sequence MNRIRKGDQVLVITGKNKGQRGDVLRVAGERVFVSNVNLVKRHTKPNPQANQAGGIVEREASIHLSNVQLFNPATNKGERVGTKTLADGRKVRVFRSTGEVVDA from the coding sequence ATGAACCGTATCCGCAAGGGTGATCAGGTCCTCGTGATCACCGGCAAGAACAAGGGTCAGCGCGGCGATGTGCTGCGTGTTGCAGGCGAGCGCGTGTTCGTCTCCAACGTGAATCTGGTCAAGCGCCACACCAAGCCGAACCCCCAGGCCAACCAGGCTGGCGGCATCGTCGAGCGTGAAGCCTCGATCCATCTCTCCAATGTGCAGCTGTTCAACCCCGCCACGAACAAGGGTGAACGCGTCGGCACCAAAACGCTCGCTGATGGGCGCAAGGTCCGCGTGTTCCGTTCGACTGGCGAGGTCGTGGACGCGTAA
- the rplN gene encoding 50S ribosomal protein L14 — MIQMQSTLSAADNSGAKELMCIKVLGGSKRRYAAIGDVIKVTVKDAIPRGKVKKGEVYNAVVVRTAKGVRRPDGSLIRFDGNAAVLLNNKLEPIGTRIFGPVTRELRSEKFMKIVSLAPEVL, encoded by the coding sequence ATGATCCAGATGCAAAGCACGCTTTCCGCAGCAGACAACAGCGGCGCGAAGGAACTGATGTGCATCAAGGTGCTCGGCGGCTCCAAGCGCCGTTACGCCGCGATCGGTGACGTGATCAAGGTCACCGTGAAGGATGCGATTCCCCGCGGCAAGGTGAAGAAGGGCGAGGTTTACAACGCCGTGGTGGTACGTACCGCCAAGGGTGTGCGTCGTCCCGATGGCTCGCTGATCCGTTTCGACGGCAATGCAGCGGTGCTCCTCAACAACAAGCTCGAGCCGATCGGCACCCGTATTTTCGGGCCGGTTACCCGCGAGCTGCGCAGCGAGAAGTTCATGAAGATCGTCTCGCTTGCGCCCGAAGTGCTCTGA
- the rpsQ gene encoding 30S ribosomal protein S17 — protein MSDNKKQTRTLEGRVTSNKMDKTVTVLVERQEQHWLLGKIIRRSTKLHAQDDLGANEGDLVRIAECRPLSKTKHHRVVEIITRANV, from the coding sequence ATGAGCGACAACAAGAAGCAGACGCGCACCCTCGAGGGCCGCGTCACCAGCAACAAGATGGACAAGACGGTCACCGTCCTGGTCGAGCGCCAGGAGCAGCACTGGCTGCTCGGCAAGATCATCCGCCGGTCGACCAAGCTGCATGCGCAGGACGACCTGGGTGCCAACGAGGGCGACCTCGTGCGTATCGCGGAGTGCCGTCCGTTGTCCAAGACCAAACATCACCGCGTGGTTGAAATCATCACGCGCGCCAACGTCTAA
- the rpmC gene encoding 50S ribosomal protein L29, giving the protein MASKDINNQSAEELQQHLLDLRKEQFNLRMQKGSGQLTQPHQLRRVRRDIARTKFVLGGKK; this is encoded by the coding sequence ATGGCCAGCAAAGATATCAACAACCAGTCGGCCGAAGAGCTGCAGCAGCACCTGCTGGACCTGCGCAAGGAGCAGTTCAACCTGCGCATGCAAAAGGGTTCCGGCCAGCTCACTCAGCCGCACCAGCTCCGCCGCGTTCGGCGTGACATCGCCCGCACGAAGTTCGTGCTCGGCGGCAAGAAGTAA
- the rplP gene encoding 50S ribosomal protein L16 encodes MLQPKRTKYRKQFKGRNDGLAQCSNLVSFGEYGLKATTHGALTARQIEAARRCITRFVKRGGKLWIRVFPDKPITKKPIEVRMGAGKGGVEFWVAPIQPGRMLYEIEGVDEPTAREAFRLAAAKLSVQTQFVTRAVM; translated from the coding sequence ATGTTGCAACCCAAGCGAACCAAGTACCGCAAGCAGTTCAAGGGCCGTAACGATGGCCTGGCCCAGTGCTCCAACCTCGTCAGCTTTGGCGAGTACGGCCTGAAGGCGACCACGCATGGTGCGCTCACCGCGCGCCAGATCGAGGCGGCCCGTCGTTGCATCACCCGCTTCGTCAAGCGTGGCGGCAAGTTGTGGATCCGCGTGTTCCCGGACAAGCCGATCACCAAGAAGCCGATCGAAGTCCGCATGGGCGCGGGCAAGGGCGGCGTCGAGTTCTGGGTCGCTCCGATCCAGCCCGGCCGCATGCTCTATGAAATCGAGGGCGTCGACGAGCCGACGGCGCGCGAGGCGTTCCGCCTGGCCGCCGCCAAGCTCTCGGTGCAGACCCAGTTCGTGACCCGGGCGGTGATGTGA